One stretch of Bradyrhizobium canariense DNA includes these proteins:
- a CDS encoding Bug family tripartite tricarboxylate transporter substrate binding protein: MRRLLMAVMALVLTFAEARSAELTHILVGFPPGQATDLVARLLADRLAPALGETVIVENRPGQGGSMALASLSQSPADGHTMVLAPLASLVVNPHMYKTVGYDTFKDLAPVALVADLPLLLVVNPSLPIKSVPELIAYAKANPDKLAHPSSGNGTLSHLGMEVFKQRAGITILHVPYKGSPPAMNDLMAGIVGVAMDTVAVTEPFIRAGKMRLLASAYAKRVPAFPDTPTLAEEGFPEINLSAWLGIVVAAATPKERVDQLGAAINKVMRTPEMAEKFANLGAIPRDMGPKEFGAFLASEDTRWAAAVKSSGLKIE; the protein is encoded by the coding sequence ATGCGGCGATTGTTGATGGCTGTCATGGCTCTTGTTTTGACGTTCGCCGAGGCGCGGAGCGCCGAGCTGACGCATATCCTGGTCGGATTTCCGCCGGGACAGGCAACCGACCTGGTGGCGCGTCTGCTGGCTGACCGGCTCGCTCCGGCGCTCGGCGAAACCGTCATCGTCGAAAACCGGCCGGGGCAGGGCGGCAGCATGGCGCTGGCTTCGCTGTCGCAATCGCCGGCCGACGGCCACACCATGGTGCTAGCGCCGCTGGCCTCGCTGGTTGTCAACCCGCATATGTATAAAACCGTCGGCTACGACACTTTCAAGGACCTGGCGCCGGTGGCGCTGGTCGCCGATCTGCCGTTGCTGCTGGTGGTCAATCCATCGCTGCCGATCAAAAGCGTGCCTGAATTGATCGCCTACGCCAAGGCGAACCCGGACAAGCTCGCGCATCCTTCGTCCGGCAACGGCACGCTGTCGCATCTCGGCATGGAAGTCTTCAAGCAGCGTGCCGGAATTACGATCTTGCACGTCCCCTACAAGGGCAGCCCGCCTGCGATGAACGATCTCATGGCCGGCATCGTCGGCGTTGCCATGGATACGGTTGCCGTGACCGAGCCCTTCATCCGCGCCGGCAAGATGCGGCTGCTCGCGAGCGCCTATGCCAAGCGGGTGCCGGCATTCCCGGACACGCCTACCCTGGCGGAAGAAGGCTTTCCCGAAATCAATCTGTCGGCCTGGCTCGGCATCGTCGTCGCCGCCGCGACACCGAAAGAGCGGGTCGACCAACTCGGCGCTGCGATCAACAAGGTCATGCGAACGCCCGAGATGGCCGAAAAGTTTGCCAATCTGGGCGCCATCCCCCGCGACATGGGACCAAAGGAATTCGGCGCATTTCTCGCAAGCGAAGATACGCGTTGGGCGGCGGCCGTTAAATCGTCCGGTTTAAAAATCGAGTAG
- a CDS encoding CaiB/BaiF CoA transferase family protein, translated as MSETFDATAPSGPLTGLRILDISTVIAGPFASTLLADLGAEVLKVEMPETGDALRRLAPHKDGVPLWWKVTNRNKKGITLDLRKPDGKALLGRLVAQHDVLVENFRSGTLDGWGITRAWLQDINPRLTILRVTGFGQTGPYRSTPGFARVFEAMSGFTRMCGEDGGTPLHLGYPISDPIGGLFGAIGVLAELYRIKDNPAARGQEIDCAVAEAMMRTLEFLAIEYDQLGAVRVASGNRSQYAAPGNIYATADGKWASIAASTQSIFERFCKALELEDLISDARFIDNPARVKNNHAIDKIVSDAISRLTLDELRNRLQAHEVGFSPIYDAADIFADPHFIARQAIVSVADEELGDVRMQCVVPRFSETPVSVRRAGPSLGQHNDEIYGALGLNVQEIERLRKAGTI; from the coding sequence ATGTCAGAAACGTTCGACGCCACCGCTCCTTCCGGTCCGCTCACTGGGCTGCGCATTCTCGATATTTCGACGGTGATCGCGGGGCCGTTTGCCTCGACCTTGCTCGCCGATCTCGGCGCCGAAGTGCTCAAGGTCGAGATGCCGGAGACCGGTGACGCCTTGCGTCGGCTTGCGCCGCACAAGGACGGCGTCCCGCTATGGTGGAAGGTCACCAATCGCAACAAGAAGGGCATCACGCTCGATCTGCGTAAACCCGACGGCAAGGCGCTGCTTGGCCGCCTTGTCGCGCAACATGATGTTCTGGTCGAGAACTTTCGCAGCGGCACGCTTGACGGCTGGGGGATTACGCGGGCCTGGCTGCAGGATATCAATCCGCGGCTGACGATCCTGCGTGTCACCGGCTTCGGTCAAACCGGGCCTTATCGCAGTACCCCCGGCTTTGCGCGCGTGTTTGAAGCGATGAGCGGCTTTACGCGGATGTGCGGCGAGGACGGCGGCACGCCGCTGCATCTCGGTTACCCGATCTCGGATCCGATCGGCGGGCTGTTCGGCGCCATTGGCGTGCTCGCGGAGCTGTACCGCATCAAGGACAATCCGGCCGCGCGCGGCCAGGAGATTGATTGCGCGGTCGCCGAAGCGATGATGCGCACGCTCGAGTTCCTGGCCATCGAATACGACCAGCTTGGCGCCGTGCGCGTGGCGAGCGGCAACCGCAGCCAGTACGCCGCGCCCGGCAATATCTATGCGACCGCCGACGGCAAATGGGCATCGATCGCGGCGTCGACGCAAAGCATCTTCGAGCGGTTTTGCAAGGCGCTTGAACTCGAAGATCTGATCTCTGACGCCCGCTTCATCGACAATCCCGCGCGGGTGAAAAACAATCACGCGATCGATAAAATCGTAAGCGACGCCATCTCGCGTCTCACACTGGACGAACTGCGCAACCGCCTGCAGGCGCACGAGGTCGGCTTTTCACCGATCTATGATGCGGCCGATATTTTCGCCGACCCTCATTTCATCGCGCGGCAAGCGATCGTGAGCGTTGCCGACGAAGAGTTGGGCGACGTCCGCATGCAATGCGTGGTGCCGCGTTTTTCGGAAACCCCGGTTTCGGTGCGGCGCGCAGGCCCCTCGCTCGGCCAGCATAACGACGAGATTTACGGCGCGCTTGGCCTGAACGTTCAGGAGATCGAGCGGCTGCGTAAGGCTGGGACCATTTAA
- a CDS encoding LysR family transcriptional regulator, whose protein sequence is MDIKQLKTFVDVAANGSYARTAAIVGIAQSALSRQMAALERGIGGRLFHRTGRGVVLTELGERMLPRARTLVADASAWEIAARQERAEPHGEVTLGVVPVASRGLIASLAAELRNHYPGIRLRALEAYSGQVEEWLGSGRVEIAIYNRYRRGRVANAESLARADVHLIARRDHPMARRRELAVRSFAEIALAMPVRPNSLTSLLTGLAASQHFELDIRFEAGSTPLIKDVMLASDLATVSSRHVFAREIASGELVAIPVVRPKIVQTTWMSLSSQHPPSAAAQIVTRLIRQLAARPRAAK, encoded by the coding sequence ATGGATATCAAGCAGCTGAAAACCTTCGTCGATGTGGCGGCCAACGGCAGTTACGCGCGGACGGCCGCCATTGTCGGCATCGCCCAGTCGGCGCTCAGCCGCCAGATGGCGGCGCTGGAACGCGGCATCGGCGGCAGGCTGTTTCACCGCACCGGACGCGGCGTGGTGCTGACCGAACTCGGCGAGCGCATGTTGCCGCGCGCCCGTACGCTGGTCGCCGACGCCTCCGCCTGGGAGATCGCGGCCAGACAGGAACGCGCGGAGCCCCATGGCGAGGTCACGCTCGGGGTGGTGCCGGTCGCCTCGCGCGGGCTGATCGCCTCGCTCGCCGCCGAACTGCGCAACCACTATCCCGGCATTCGGCTGCGCGCGCTCGAGGCCTATAGCGGCCAGGTCGAGGAATGGCTGGGATCCGGACGCGTCGAGATCGCGATCTACAATCGCTACCGGCGCGGACGCGTCGCGAATGCCGAATCGCTGGCGCGCGCGGACGTTCATCTGATCGCGCGGCGCGATCACCCGATGGCGCGACGGCGTGAGCTCGCGGTTCGCTCCTTTGCCGAGATTGCTTTGGCGATGCCGGTACGCCCGAACAGCCTGACCAGCCTGCTGACGGGACTAGCTGCGTCACAGCATTTCGAGCTCGACATCCGCTTCGAAGCCGGCTCGACCCCACTGATCAAGGACGTGATGCTGGCATCCGACCTTGCCACGGTCTCGTCCCGCCATGTATTCGCACGGGAGATCGCGTCCGGCGAACTGGTCGCCATTCCCGTCGTGCGGCCAAAGATCGTGCAGACGACCTGGATGTCCCTGAGTTCGCAGCATCCGCCATCCGCCGCGGCTCAGATCGTAACGCGTCTCATTCGCCAGCTGGCTGCACGGCCGCGCGCGGCGAAGTAA
- a CDS encoding alpha/beta fold hydrolase, whose product MFFNMTRSVSRIVFAAAAACGLFSEIGTAKAQSAFYQASAAVIAGTPGTVIRQEAMFGAPAGASAYRVLYRSTTPDDVPIAVSGVIIIPAGDPPPGGWPIVAWAHPTTGIVPRCAPSLAIFIFQQIAGSRELLEQGYAIAATDYPGLGTPGPHPYLVGESEARAVIDSVRAARSFPGLANSSRYAVWGHSQGGQASLFTGMISKSYAPELQLVGVAAAAPATDLATLMTDDLNTSGGRNLTAMTVWSWSRVFRAPIDSVIAPAAMPTVNLLATECIESLFDIFVRNKTSEPLAQEFLTVANPATIEPWRSLLVRNTPGVLPSSLPVFLAQGSTDGLVRPQVTLDYMHRLCEAGSRVRMLVMPNVNHGFAGRDSASAAAGWMADRFAERPAPSDCPG is encoded by the coding sequence ATGTTTTTCAATATGACGCGGTCGGTTAGCCGCATCGTATTCGCCGCGGCCGCCGCGTGCGGTCTGTTTTCCGAAATCGGGACAGCGAAGGCGCAGTCGGCTTTCTATCAAGCATCTGCTGCTGTCATCGCCGGGACGCCCGGTACCGTCATCCGCCAGGAGGCGATGTTTGGCGCACCCGCCGGCGCATCTGCCTACCGGGTGCTCTATCGGTCGACCACACCCGATGACGTGCCGATCGCGGTCTCCGGCGTCATTATTATTCCGGCGGGCGATCCTCCGCCAGGGGGCTGGCCGATTGTCGCCTGGGCTCATCCCACCACTGGAATCGTGCCGCGCTGCGCGCCTTCGCTTGCGATCTTCATCTTCCAGCAGATCGCCGGGAGCAGGGAATTGCTCGAGCAGGGCTATGCGATCGCGGCGACCGACTATCCCGGCCTCGGGACCCCAGGTCCGCATCCGTATCTCGTGGGAGAGAGCGAAGCGCGCGCCGTGATCGATTCCGTGCGGGCCGCGCGATCGTTTCCAGGCTTGGCCAATTCCAGCCGTTACGCGGTGTGGGGACATTCGCAAGGCGGCCAGGCCTCGCTCTTTACCGGCATGATATCGAAAAGCTACGCACCGGAATTGCAGCTCGTGGGCGTGGCCGCCGCCGCGCCCGCGACCGATCTGGCAACGCTGATGACCGACGACCTAAATACGTCGGGCGGCCGCAATCTCACCGCGATGACGGTGTGGTCGTGGTCGCGGGTGTTTCGCGCGCCGATCGACAGCGTTATAGCGCCCGCGGCAATGCCGACCGTCAACCTGCTCGCGACGGAATGCATTGAGTCGCTGTTCGACATTTTTGTCCGCAACAAAACATCGGAACCGCTGGCGCAGGAATTCCTGACGGTTGCGAATCCGGCCACGATCGAACCATGGCGATCGCTGCTCGTCCGCAACACGCCCGGCGTGCTGCCCAGCTCGCTTCCGGTATTTCTCGCGCAGGGATCGACCGATGGTCTGGTACGGCCGCAGGTGACGTTGGATTATATGCATCGCCTCTGCGAAGCGGGAAGCCGCGTGCGGATGCTCGTCATGCCGAACGTCAATCACGGCTTCGCCGGCCGTGATAGCGCCAGCGCGGCTGCCGGCTGGATGGCGGACCGATTCGCGGAACGTCCGGCCCCCAGCGATTGCCCCGGCTGA
- a CDS encoding LLM class flavin-dependent oxidoreductase, with protein sequence MKVFIFDLLAYGEQLDHLKVGSELPYPLSNRYFKADVAVRTYAEHLEAWEELDKLGYDGVGFNEHHCSPYGLMNSPNLMAAAAAQRTKKLKLLIYGNLLPLHEPLRLAEELAMLDCLSNGRLISGFARGIPREYQVHNVPLKDSRARYEEAYEIITRAWSEDIFSYEGKFWSYKDVALWPRPVQKPGPEIWIPIVGSKESIEFAGKKNAVITPGLARGGLQEDIIRYFAKCLANNGHQITPNHLSIALSAYVADSKAEAVREFAPYHLYFNRTLFSHGNFTETAKQRDAGYVSQSSNDYVRPENMKAAAGLREDYRNMTMADFERQAENMPLGTAKEVTERIISAAEAAGANQVQISLNRGALPHEMFMEQIRRFAREVLPALQAHEVRRVPLGEDVAA encoded by the coding sequence ATGAAAGTCTTCATCTTCGATCTGCTCGCCTATGGCGAACAACTCGACCATCTCAAGGTCGGCAGCGAGCTGCCCTACCCGTTGTCGAACCGTTACTTCAAGGCCGATGTGGCCGTTCGCACCTATGCCGAGCACCTCGAAGCCTGGGAAGAGCTCGACAAGCTCGGCTATGACGGCGTCGGCTTCAACGAGCATCACTGCTCGCCTTACGGGCTGATGAACTCGCCGAACCTGATGGCGGCGGCGGCCGCGCAACGAACGAAAAAGCTGAAGCTGCTGATTTATGGCAATCTGCTGCCGCTGCACGAACCGCTGCGGCTCGCCGAAGAACTGGCGATGCTCGATTGCCTGTCGAACGGCCGGCTGATCTCGGGCTTTGCCCGCGGCATTCCGCGCGAATACCAGGTGCACAACGTGCCGCTGAAGGATTCCCGCGCGCGTTACGAAGAGGCCTACGAGATCATCACCCGTGCCTGGTCGGAGGATATATTTTCCTACGAGGGAAAATTCTGGTCCTACAAGGACGTCGCGCTCTGGCCGCGCCCGGTGCAGAAGCCGGGTCCGGAAATCTGGATTCCGATCGTCGGCAGCAAGGAATCGATCGAGTTCGCCGGAAAGAAGAACGCCGTCATCACGCCGGGACTGGCGCGCGGCGGCCTGCAGGAAGACATCATCCGCTATTTCGCCAAATGCCTCGCCAACAATGGACATCAAATCACGCCCAATCATCTTTCGATTGCGTTGTCCGCCTATGTGGCCGACAGCAAGGCGGAAGCCGTGCGCGAATTCGCGCCCTACCACCTCTATTTCAACCGCACGCTGTTCAGCCACGGCAACTTCACGGAAACCGCCAAGCAACGCGACGCCGGTTATGTCTCGCAATCATCAAATGATTACGTGCGCCCGGAGAACATGAAGGCAGCGGCGGGGTTGCGCGAAGATTATCGCAACATGACGATGGCGGATTTCGAACGGCAGGCCGAGAACATGCCGCTCGGCACCGCCAAGGAAGTCACGGAACGCATCATCAGCGCCGCGGAGGCCGCTGGCGCCAACCAGGTGCAGATCAGCCTGAACCGTGGCGCGCTGCCGCATGAAATGTTCATGGAGCAGATCCGGCGCTTTGCGCGCGAAGTGTTGCCGGCGCTGCAGGCCCATGAAGTGCGTCGGGTTCCGCTTGGAGAGGACGTCGCGGCGTAA
- a CDS encoding MFS transporter yields the protein MSGELRSPVEEALENQPFGALQLRVVLLCALVQAFDGFDLGTIGMAAPSLSKAWGVAPQLFTTAFVMSSVGILVGALASGPLGDRFGRKPLLIISVAFIGVFSVMSAFAWSIPSITAMRFMTGLGIGGAMPVTVALTSDYSPINRRGTLIMLMFCGNTLGGFLGGQLVAQILPIYGWQSIFFAGGIPPLLLIPFLMIFLPESPRFLIVHRADAPATQDILRQLNVSAQAAASKMVDVAKGNPVAQLFTGGLALTTILVWIVFFANLLNMYLFSYWMPTVLTLSGLKPENAIFSASMFQLGGILSTALLGPMIDRFGAPRVLACSFASGVIFILTIGLYNLPAPVIMIPILGAGAAMIGSQLGANAMVAALYPARIRSTGVGWALGIGRLGGIAGPAIGGTLLAFGLPPKQIFLCACGPALIAACATVLLTMKAARNREIVVAAPQTRAA from the coding sequence ATGAGCGGTGAACTGCGGTCACCCGTCGAAGAGGCGCTGGAGAACCAGCCATTCGGCGCGTTGCAACTGCGCGTCGTTCTGCTGTGCGCGCTGGTGCAGGCGTTCGACGGGTTCGATCTCGGCACCATCGGGATGGCGGCGCCTTCGCTGTCGAAAGCATGGGGCGTCGCGCCACAGCTTTTCACTACCGCATTCGTGATGTCGAGCGTCGGCATTCTGGTGGGCGCGCTCGCGTCGGGTCCATTGGGTGACCGCTTCGGGCGCAAGCCGCTGCTCATCATCAGCGTCGCCTTCATTGGCGTCTTTTCGGTGATGAGTGCCTTTGCGTGGTCGATCCCCTCGATCACCGCCATGCGATTTATGACCGGGCTCGGTATCGGCGGTGCGATGCCGGTCACGGTCGCGCTCACCTCCGATTACAGTCCGATCAACCGGCGCGGCACGCTGATCATGCTGATGTTCTGCGGCAATACGCTCGGCGGCTTCCTTGGCGGGCAGCTCGTCGCGCAGATACTTCCGATCTACGGCTGGCAGAGCATCTTTTTCGCCGGCGGCATTCCACCGCTGCTGCTGATTCCCTTCCTGATGATTTTCCTGCCGGAATCGCCGCGGTTCCTGATCGTCCACCGCGCCGACGCGCCGGCGACACAGGATATCTTGCGGCAGCTCAACGTCAGTGCGCAGGCGGCGGCATCGAAAATGGTCGACGTCGCCAAGGGCAATCCGGTGGCGCAGCTCTTCACCGGCGGCCTGGCGCTGACGACGATCCTGGTCTGGATCGTGTTCTTTGCCAATCTCCTGAACATGTATCTGTTCAGCTACTGGATGCCGACGGTGCTGACGCTGTCCGGCCTGAAGCCTGAAAATGCGATCTTCTCGGCCAGCATGTTCCAGCTGGGCGGCATCCTCAGCACCGCGCTTCTCGGCCCGATGATCGACCGCTTCGGAGCGCCGCGCGTGCTGGCATGCAGCTTCGCATCCGGCGTGATCTTCATTCTCACCATCGGTCTGTACAACCTTCCCGCGCCCGTCATCATGATTCCGATCCTTGGCGCAGGGGCGGCCATGATCGGGAGCCAGCTCGGCGCCAACGCGATGGTCGCGGCGCTGTATCCGGCGCGGATCCGTTCGACCGGCGTGGGCTGGGCGCTCGGCATCGGCCGGCTCGGCGGCATCGCCGGACCGGCGATCGGCGGCACATTGCTGGCGTTCGGCCTGCCGCCAAAGCAGATCTTCCTGTGCGCCTGCGGCCCGGCGCTGATCGCCGCCTGCGCCACGGTTCTTTTGACCATGAAGGCCGCGCGGAATCGCGAAATCGTCGTCGCCGCACCGCAGACGCGGGCGGCTTGA
- a CDS encoding SDR family NAD(P)-dependent oxidoreductase: MMDFSGKTAFVTGGASGIGFALCRAFGQRGMSVAIADVEAEACAKAVETLRNEGIRAIGTSCDVSDRNSLAGAANRTFSELGKVHVLCNNAGVSRAGPIESIAASDWEWVIGVNLKGLIHGLQIFLPHIKAHGETGHIVNTASMNGVVGAPLAGPYSATKFASVGISEVLAAELEDSLIGVSVLCPSWVKTRMLDNGRNRPAHFGGPISLDADGANAERNKRYAKALENGLDPADVAKLVIEAIETRRLYIFTHADRRSDVERRFELMMEGFEALAEKPAEPPQRQAESKRR, encoded by the coding sequence ATGATGGATTTCTCCGGCAAGACCGCGTTCGTTACCGGCGGCGCCAGCGGCATTGGTTTTGCGCTTTGCCGCGCTTTCGGTCAGCGCGGCATGAGCGTCGCGATTGCCGATGTCGAGGCGGAAGCGTGCGCGAAGGCGGTCGAAACGCTGCGCAATGAAGGTATCCGGGCAATCGGAACAAGCTGCGACGTGTCCGATCGCAACTCGCTTGCCGGGGCCGCGAACAGGACTTTTTCGGAATTGGGCAAGGTTCACGTCCTCTGCAACAATGCCGGCGTATCCCGCGCGGGGCCGATCGAAAGCATCGCCGCATCCGACTGGGAATGGGTGATCGGCGTCAACCTCAAGGGCCTGATCCACGGCCTGCAGATCTTTCTGCCGCACATAAAGGCGCATGGCGAGACTGGCCATATCGTCAACACGGCATCGATGAACGGCGTGGTGGGCGCGCCGCTCGCGGGGCCCTATAGCGCCACCAAATTCGCGTCCGTCGGCATATCCGAGGTGCTGGCCGCCGAACTCGAGGACAGCCTGATCGGCGTCAGCGTGCTGTGCCCCAGTTGGGTCAAGACGCGCATGCTCGACAATGGCCGCAATCGCCCCGCCCATTTCGGCGGTCCTATTTCGCTGGATGCAGACGGAGCCAATGCCGAGCGCAACAAGCGCTATGCCAAGGCGCTGGAAAACGGCCTCGATCCGGCCGACGTCGCAAAACTCGTGATCGAGGCGATCGAAACCCGCCGGCTGTATATCTTCACGCATGCCGATCGCCGCAGCGATGTCGAGCGGCGCTTCGAGCTGATGATGGAGGGTTTTGAGGCGTTGGCCGAGAAGCCGGCCGAACCGCCGCAACGTCAAGCAGAATCGAAACGGCGATGA
- a CDS encoding SDR family NAD(P)-dependent oxidoreductase yields the protein MMNFSGKTAFVTGAANGIGLGLCRALARNGANIVLADIEQAQLEIARRELSTFNVRTHAIEVDVSDAAAYERAADEAEAEFGNIHLLFNNAGVSLGPKPLWEVTPEQWEWIFGVNIHGVLNGIRVLVPRMQRHGEAGHVVNTASIGGLQVNPKLRNGSYAMTKYAVVAASEALALDLEGTNLGVSVLCPAPRRHHASCLVATPPGAIGRRLRTTRRRHCEGLAIRRAVSRRRRTARSRCRCALRVLHLHA from the coding sequence ATGATGAATTTTTCCGGCAAGACCGCTTTTGTCACGGGCGCCGCCAACGGCATCGGCCTTGGCCTTTGCCGGGCATTGGCACGCAACGGCGCCAATATCGTGCTCGCCGATATCGAGCAGGCGCAGCTCGAAATCGCGCGCCGCGAGCTTTCCACCTTCAACGTCCGTACCCATGCCATCGAGGTCGACGTGTCAGATGCGGCCGCCTACGAGCGCGCCGCGGATGAGGCCGAAGCCGAGTTCGGCAATATCCATTTGCTGTTCAACAATGCCGGCGTGTCGCTGGGCCCAAAGCCGCTATGGGAGGTCACGCCGGAACAATGGGAATGGATTTTTGGCGTCAATATCCATGGCGTCCTCAACGGCATCCGCGTTCTGGTGCCGCGGATGCAAAGGCATGGCGAGGCTGGTCATGTCGTCAACACCGCCTCGATCGGCGGCCTGCAGGTTAACCCGAAGCTGCGCAATGGCTCCTATGCCATGACGAAATACGCCGTCGTCGCAGCTTCCGAGGCGCTGGCGCTCGATCTCGAAGGCACAAACCTTGGCGTTTCCGTGCTTTGCCCTGCCCCTCGTCGCCACCACGCTTCATGCCTCGTCGCGACGCCGCCCGGCGCGATTGGGCGGCGCTTACGAACGACCCGGCGCCGACATTGCGAAGGCCTGGCAATCCGCCGGGCTGTCTCCCGACGACGTCGGACGGCGCGTTCTCGATGCCGTTGCGCGCTCCGAGTTCTTCATCTTCACGCATGA
- a CDS encoding IclR family transcriptional regulator: MSNELTKSARRVFDILELFRERQCPLRLKDVVDALGMPTSSAAALLKTMAQLNYLSFESTSRAYLPTLRLSQLGGWVTSENYETGPVQEAVRRIGRKVGETILLGTVTDIYVEIVDIIRARQPLQYYTMVGTKVLLVHSGVGWPLLSEETDQDIARIYRRTVKLKKIERGVSSLDRLKAGIEKVRRDGYCLSRGMVTRGVGVIGMMMPTPPTHRRLAIGVAGPQERIEKNLTKILAALRAESARLSHFSGAID; the protein is encoded by the coding sequence ATGTCGAACGAACTGACGAAATCAGCACGCAGGGTTTTCGATATTCTCGAATTATTCCGCGAACGGCAATGTCCGCTCCGGCTGAAGGATGTCGTCGACGCGCTGGGCATGCCGACCTCGAGCGCGGCGGCGCTGTTAAAGACCATGGCGCAACTGAATTACCTGTCGTTCGAGAGCACCTCGCGCGCCTATTTGCCGACGCTGCGGCTTTCGCAGCTCGGCGGCTGGGTGACATCGGAAAATTACGAGACCGGACCGGTTCAGGAAGCGGTGCGCCGGATTGGACGCAAGGTCGGAGAAACCATCCTGTTGGGGACGGTGACGGACATCTATGTCGAGATCGTCGACATCATCCGCGCCAGGCAACCGCTGCAGTACTACACGATGGTGGGCACGAAAGTTTTGCTGGTGCACTCGGGCGTCGGCTGGCCGTTGCTGAGTGAAGAGACCGACCAGGATATCGCGCGGATCTACCGGCGAACGGTCAAACTGAAAAAGATCGAACGCGGCGTGTCGTCGCTCGATCGGCTGAAGGCCGGAATCGAAAAGGTCCGTCGCGACGGCTATTGCCTGTCGCGCGGGATGGTGACGCGCGGCGTCGGCGTTATCGGCATGATGATGCCGACGCCACCCACACACCGGCGGCTTGCGATCGGGGTGGCCGGTCCGCAGGAACGGATCGAGAAGAATTTGACCAAAATCCTTGCCGCGCTTCGCGCCGAGAGCGCGCGGCTGTCGCATTTTTCTGGCGCGATCGACTAA